Genomic segment of Candidatus Dependentiae bacterium:
TTAGTTTCTTCTTCGATGCGTTTGATCCAAACGTTATTGTTGAGTGGTCGAAATTTTTCGAACATATAAACAACCTTTTTTGACTCGTAAAATATAACGATTTTATCTAGTTTTGCGCTTTTTTGATGCCACCAGAAAGATGACAGATTCATAAAAGTCACTCTTAAATTATAGCCTATAAACCAAGTTTGTTCAAACCTTTTCTGGAGGCAAAACTTTAAGATTTACCACCAGAAAAGATTATAAAACTAGCTTATTTTTGCTCTTTAGTTTTTTCTGCAAATTCTTTGAGTTTATCAGGAGTCGCTTGATACAGGTCAATTACGTTTCCTCCTGGATCCTTCATCCCAACCATAACGCCATGTGGAGCTACTACTGGTTCATTGACAAAGGTTAAGCCTTCATCGGTCAACTTCTTATGCAAAGCAATTAAGTCGTCAAACACCTCAAAAACAACCCCTGAGCGAACATTGTCTTGCGCTTGCTCTGTTGGGCACAAACCAATTTTAACGCATCCGAGATCAAATTCTGCCCACTTGCCCTCTAGGTAAAACTTTTGAGGCAATCCTAGTTTTGTATAAAAATCTACAGCTTTTGCCAAATCAGTCTGCATCAAAATGACCATGCCTAATTTTATTGATCCATGTTCCATAAAAATTCCTTATCAAAAAATATTTCTACCAACAGGATACATGAAAATTAGATAAATTTTAAG
This window contains:
- a CDS encoding VOC family protein, with protein sequence MEHGSIKLGMVILMQTDLAKAVDFYTKLGLPQKFYLEGKWAEFDLGCVKIGLCPTEQAQDNVRSGVVFEVFDDLIALHKKLTDEGLTFVNEPVVAPHGVMVGMKDPGGNVIDLYQATPDKLKEFAEKTKEQK